Genomic window (Oryzias latipes chromosome 17, ASM223467v1):
AGGATGATGCCCAAATCTAGAAACtaggagttccacacaagcgttcaaaaagtgtaaaacaagctaaaaaaaaagctgttaaatAGAATTACTTCAAAAGAAATGTTATATAACccattaagtatttttttcctaGGTCTAAACAAATGGGttgtattttttagtttttttctaccTAATTGTTGTGACAAAATACTAGTGTAATaatctaaaatgagtcatttcagAACAAAACATGAGCAAAATGAGAATGTGATCCTAAGAAGTTcttataaaatctaaaactagcagTTAATCTTAGCACTTAAATCTAAAGAGTGTGAGACAACAGTAAACCCTGATCTGTTGtctgtttgacattttctttactttattgAACAGTATACCAAATCATCATCGTCACCACATCATCAATTAGCAGATAATCAGAATTACTTTTCCAAAAATAGAATCAATTAcagtatataaaaaataacaggAACATAATTAGCAAAAAGGATGTTTGCtagtaataaataaattgctaaaaaagaaaaaaattctcagGGGAGGGAAATCTTAATCTAACAAAAAAGCACATATTGTTCCAGTGCTACATGCTTTGGATGTACTCATCTTTTTATCATATTCATAAAATTGAAACATTTCTATCATAAATCCAGTAAattttagagttttctttttttttactctgcatTTATGTATGTAAAATTTAGATTGGAAAAGTGACAAGTTAATActattttttgcctttttatcaTCAGATTTTCAATATGAAAGAATTTGTTTGAAATTTCTCATATTACtgtttaatttgatgttttagAGACAATCTCTCCTTACAAGgcgctttttttccccttccatAGGGAAAGGGTCCAATCACGCAGCACTGTGACTGTGACCCCACCCACCTATAACAACTACTGCCGCTTTTCCGCGTCAGCCTTCATGAAAGGGCGATTCAAATTAAAGTGCACCGTTGGGAATTCTCTAGTGCTGCAAGATACAGTGAACAAGATTTAAAGTTAATATTACAGTGGATCGCCACTCCAAAAAATGAATAACGTCGCTGTCCAATTGTGGAAAATGTATGACTATAATTAGCATTCTGgggaaaaagttaaaacatttattttgacatgcaGTTAAAGAGCCCCATCACAGAATTAAGTTACTCAGGCCCCTTCTCATATCGTAACTAAAGATTAATGAGCCAAAatatgcttttttcccccccatgtTAATGGTTGTgaagtttttagaaatattgatgGTATTTTGTTCTGACGTATCCAATCCTATGGCTGTAGGTATAACATCCATAATTTAGAGCTAGGCGATatagccaaaaaataaaatctctattTTTTCAATACGAAATCGATTTTTCCTTCCCTGCTTTTACtgtctttaacaaaaatgacaaatgatggAATATATTTAGGACAGATTTACTAAACGGGAAcagattgacagaaaaaaaacattttttcttactCTTCCTCcaggtgattttgtttttacatggaatcataacaaaaacatgatcgTGTTCTGGATTCTTGCCATTGACAGTAAAGAAGCAGCGCTCTCACGAGGGCTTTAGCTCAACGCCGGCTCTGTAATGTTACAGAAGGTACTTCTAATAAAGTTCCATTCAAAGTAcctcttattttatttacaaaatacagtttttctgaattcattttgttgcatttatccACCACATATCAAAGTCGACTCCGTGAAAATATAGTCCACCTTTAAACCGGTTCGTGATCACATGTAGGCGACACACGGAACAGCCCGTTAGCGTAGCCTGATAGCACCGTAGCATCATTGTCTAACGACACCGCTGACTCTAAATcaacacattttataaaactttcTGTAAGTCCAACAGGATTATCCTCTAGTTCTGTCTGGAAAATTCTCGTATGTTCTGCTGTTTTAGCAGCTTAAACTGAAGCTACACAAAAGCAATTGGcagaatttcctttttcttaccTGCTTCATTGAGTCACAACCAGTTTTTTACTCCCTAACAACGGAAGCGCGAGAGAGCATAaagctgggaaaataaaatctagatttttccccaaaataaatCGTCTTTGCTGTGGACTttacctctggctcgtctcgtgcTTCCAGCCATactccaactccatctggatgaagcctgctggactatttaaacatgtagttgtagagttagataagctaattcttctcaaAATAGTTCTGGTACACCGCCTGTtcgtcctgggggaggacccCTCAGCTTTTCAGAATGCTTCAAAAACTCTTTGCACTTGCACCACCTCTTAATATTTCAGCACACGCAATTTACAAATTCCTATTCCTTTATCTGTCTCTGACACAGAAAAATATTTCCAGCTCACAGATGTGGTTTCGATTGCCTCACATCCTGTTTCAGGCCAAGTGTTTTGAGGTTAAATACTGAAAAGATGCCTTTCAGGCAATTTCAGCTGAATTGCTTCGGTGCATCCGTACTCTTATCAGTGGTGTCTTTCTTGGTTATCTCACAAAAAGCCTCGGTTGGCTAAGACGGCCATCTAACAGTGTTTCTAAACCttaaatttaccattttttttagtGATTGTTCTTGACCTGTTTTGGTACCAATTGATTTTGTCTTCAACTTTCCTCATGATGTCACATCCAGAGGATGCAGCCCAACAGGCTTCAAGCTTCCTATTTTCACTTTAACGCTTTTGTCAATTTCTAGCTTTATTCCTTGTCGATTTTTCTTCTGTTAACAGAGGGCTATCAACCATTTTATCCATTTTCCTATGAATACCTTATTCAGTATCCTTTCCTGCCATCAAAGTTGttgccatattttttttaagatcttCCCTCTTCATTTTCAGCTGGGACTTTGTAatagatgatgatgacgacGTTTTATGACGTGATTTATTAAGCGAAAGGTTTTCTTGCAGGCACCAGCGGCTCGCCTCAGGAGGCTTCCCACAACAACAGCGCCCAGCATGGCGCTGACCCTCATGCTGCTCAGAGCAAGCCTGCAGACAGGGTGAGACGATGGCTGATACTTACATCACTTGAGTTCTTCAGATTTTTGGAGGAGCATACTGTTTTTGGTTACTCTGTCGACTTTTATGCAGATCTGTCACTCACAGTCCCACATTCAGGCCGTTGTTGTTCCCAAACTGTGCAGCTCTGAAAGATCAGCTTAAAAAATGTGATGTTGTAGCTGCTTCATACTGATAACTGCTTTTATAATTGTCCGATTCAATTTGATCGGCTCAAGTGTGTTCATATGCAGGAGAACTGGTAACTAAAAGAAAGGTTTGGTTTAGGACCCTGCATTGGCTTTCTTGTCTCAGTGTGCAGTTTACAAATCTTCATTTATCAGGTAGAATTTTTCACCCATAATGCATCAGTCAGTTTTGCATATAGTGCTTGCTCTATcgcatttttttctcctttaactTTAATAAAATTGTACAAACTATCATCTACACAGCTGTAGCACAAACTTGCTTTTTGCTAGATCGGTTTTTCTTTCAGGATGTGGTTTGAATGACATCAAATAATTACTGTGAGATCTTTTCTTTCTCCCTGTAATTCTCAATGTTTCATTCTATGGCCAAACTTCTGTTCCTTATCACAATTAACCCTGGTTTTAATAAATCCTGGGATCACTGCCAAAAATCCTAATTCCGTTGAGTTTGGTTTCATAATCGATTTGGCACAGTTTCATCTAATATTGATccaattattaaaaatgttcaacaaaTTTTATTGGGTTCTATAAAACACTAAATCCTTTTTTCCtgacaaacagaaacacagaatCGAAGAGTTAAAGAAATCcgtctctttttttcctcttcacttCCATCAAACTCTGCTTTTTCTTACCTGCAGCAAGTTCATTGAGTTACaaccagttcttttttttttttttttttttggtaagcaTAACATAGAATAGGAATTTATCAGTTTAAggcaactttaaaaccaagtccaacaaaaactgggtttttggtgtttttcatttgttcttctggcatttttccgatgatagaggacatttaaaaagaaaattaggattaaaattgaatttgtaTGTCcttatttaaatcgttgtgaataagGCGCCGACGTAGAAAATTTGCTGGGCGGTCATTAAGCTCCGTGCTGCAggctgatgcatccatttgcagacaaatcgATCCAGGTACgtcttttatttcttcatctgagctACCAGGAAGTCCCATTGAGATACGATCTGTTTTTCAAAGGAGACCTGAGACctatgaaaaaatacagttaaaacaataaatagaaaaGACAATACAGTTAAAATGAACAGTAGTGAAAAGGTTAAAACATGAGATATACAGTCATGTCAAGAGTGAGgtgcatatttcttttaaaagctcaaaaagcttTCCTTTAAAGGAACCACAGTCCCACCCAAAAtctttaatgaactcctgctactctgcagaaactatgcccttgAAAAGTGATTTTAACTAAAAacgacaatcataattaaaagacccctggcgacgccttttaaaatacatttaaagatgGTCagatttaaagatgtttttctaatATGAAGATGgtagtttcattaaaaaaaaaaatccaatcagtGCAAAAGAACTGTATTTCACTAATATCTTTAATTGTTTCTTCTGTCTCAACACCAGGACCCAGCAGACGACTGGACCGAACACATTAGCTCTTCTGGGAAAAAGTACTACTACAACTGTAGGACTGAGGTCTCCCAGTGGGAGAAGCCCAAGGACCTGCTGGAGAGGTAAGCTGCTCCTCAGATAGATGCCCTGCTATaattaaaacaagaaacaaaccaaaaaaaaacaggaggctGCAAGCAGCTCTTCATCTCTTTTACTTCATCgcatgtatttatttacttcTGCTTTAGGGAACAACGTCAGAAAGACACGACCAAGATGGCAACGAACAGTTTCCCGAAAGACATGGATTACCGACAAGAGGCCTTGCAGGACAAAGCTGCATCCAGTAAGTCTGACCCGGAGAAATGAGCCGCGCACCTTTGTTTACTCGTCTTTTTCAAAGCGACGTTTTTATTCCACAGAGCCGACGGCAGGAGAACAGTCTACCCCCTCAAGCTCCagccactcctcctcctcctcttcctcttctgctcAGAGCCTaaactctgctgctgctttaggttctgccccctccaacacctcatcatcatcatcctcctcttcctcgtccgCTTCGGGCCAGGCTTCTGCATCCGTGTTGTCGTCTGCGCTGCTCCAGGACCCGGCGCTGCTGCATCAGCTTCTGCCGGCGCTGCAGGCGACGCTGCAGATGAACAACGGCAGCATGGACGTGGCCAAACTCAACGAGGGTGAGGATGGGAGAGGAGTTTGTGCCTCTACAGCTTTCTGTAAAGTCTTTCCTATAAGTAAGGACAGATCAGAAGTCCTCTAACAAGCCAGCAGACGGAGAAGGTTGCACATTTCAGAATCTTGCTGattcaaaaaaaaatcctttttatctaaaaaaaaaaagacatttttttgtaaaaaatgtgagTTTAAATTGATAGCAAATATAGTTTTTCAAAGGTGTTAAAGTGCTGCAAAGTTTGTTTAAAGACGTGCAGACACGCTTCGGTGGTCAGAGATGATGATAGAAAAGCGAATGCTGCAGCTTCTAACCTCAAACACTTCAACAGTCACCTGGAGAGGAATTTCCTTCTGTTCTGTTAGAACGCGCTTGCCTTTAACCTTCCACTTCCTCCTTCTGATTTCCGGTTTCATCACACATGAAATAtaaacttataaaaaaaaaagtcggcTCCATTGGCGGCTAGCCCGCGTTTCCTGACGGATGGCGTTTGTGCTTTTCTCCTCCTGACTAACATGAGTGTGTCTCCATGCCCTCCCTGCAGTCTTGACAGCTGCTGTCACTCAAGCTTCCCTGCGGTCTGTGCTTCATAAGCTCCTCGCTGCTGGACCTGCTTTCAACGTCACTGCTCTGCTCGCCGCCGCTCAGCAGACCAATCAAGGTACAGCGTCGTCTGGCACTTGCTGCacttcagatcttttttttttatagatattatcctaaatttcttttcttgttcTCACTTTAAGTATCAAAATTACAATCCAGAGAGTTTTCAAGTCTCATCAGACtcgatttctttgttttgttgccCGTGGTAACGCCTTTTCTGGGGTTTTGTGTAGTTGAGATGAGTTAAACTACAAACCAGCAGCTTCCATGTGATGGCTTGAGTCTGCAAAATCATGAACATCTGTTTCTTTTGCTTTCAGCTCAGCATTCGAGTCCATCCCCGGTCTCTTTGGCGACCGACTCGTCATCACCGCGGCCGTACCTTTCACCCCGGAATGGCGTACCCCAGAACACCCAGAAGCCCCCTCTGGGCATGCACGCTGCCAGCATCACATCCACACAAACCAGGGTGAGTGGGAGGGACAAAGGTGCGCTTCTTGCTGCTCATaaatccccttttttttgtcGTTTGTATTGTTATGTCTGCTCTACCTCAGGATGCTTTATCTCTGTGGTTTTTCCACAGCTGCTTTGTTTGGActcacatttttctcctctctctGGCCTCTGTTCTCTCTTTTAGGGCAGTATGTCTTCAGGAAAACAAGGAGCAGCTCCCTTTTCCCAGACAACAGAAAAGCGTCCTGAAGACCCCAGAACTCTGCAGCAGAGAAGGTAGCTTCACAGAAATGAAGTCAGCACGCCATAAAAGTTTTCCGTCTTTGTAGAAAAGACAGGAGATCACTTTTTGAACCTTTAAGCAGAACGTATAAAAGTTTCTCATTCCAGCAGCCAGGAGCTTCTGTGCACAGGATCTAGTGTATCGAGTGGCTCACTGCCTCTCGCAGCATCCAGCAGCCACACTCAACTCGAGGCTCCGGGCTCCTTCACTCCCTCCCTGGCTGCTCATTTTGATGACAACCTCATCAAACATATCCAAGGGTGGCCTTCAGAGAACACTGAAAAGCAGGTACAATCcacctcttttatttattttttatgttgagtAGTAGGGGTGCAACTGATCACGGCTCCAAACAAATGTGCCTTCACACCAAATTTGCATccaccatttttttattttttattttttaaagtcgcTGTCTAAAAGCTGAATGTACGTTCACACCGGTTTCATGATTCAGCCGGTGTTGGGAGCGACAGTGAGGGGATTCTGAAGCTTTTTGCTTGGTTTTATCTCCAGGCACTGATGTTAATCTTTTAATAGATCATTTTAACAGATACTGTGTGTCCATTCTAGACGACATCTGTCCTATTAAAACTAAACTAGCCCCTGTTGTAAAGGCATCCCCTTGGCTAAATGACAGTATTCGTCACCTTGAGCGGCCGTGCAGAAAAGCCGAAcgtctttggaaaaaaaaccacCTACCTGTACATTTGGTTCATTTGAAGGACCTTCTAGTCTCTT
Coding sequences:
- the LOC101169236 gene encoding WW domain-containing adapter protein with coiled-coil-like isoform X1, encoding MQGNQQESAMGSTTEGIHNPIRPSNPGQRASLSKNDLITQAHKSQPKSQSGSLYRYDKVRDGLSDPIPPYKVLRRSDESPVSRHGDNAGHSKARVSHSVRGKNGTSGSPQEASHNNSAQHGADPHAAQSKPADRDPADDWTEHISSSGKKYYYNCRTEVSQWEKPKDLLEREQRQKDTTKMATNSFPKDMDYRQEALQDKAASKPTAGEQSTPSSSSHSSSSSSSSAQSLNSAAALGSAPSNTSSSSSSSSSSASGQASASVLSSALLQDPALLHQLLPALQATLQMNNGSMDVAKLNEVLTAAVTQASLRSVLHKLLAAGPAFNVTALLAAAQQTNQAQHSSPSPVSLATDSSSPRPYLSPRNGVPQNTQKPPLGMHAASITSTQTRGSMSSGKQGAAPFSQTTEKRPEDPRTLQQRSSQELLCTGSSVSSGSLPLAASSSHTQLEAPGSFTPSLAAHFDDNLIKHIQGWPSENTEKQAARLREDFYNMGSLYMSEICTEMKNLRSLVRVCEIQATLREQRILFLRQQIKELDKLKNQNSYMV
- the LOC101169236 gene encoding WW domain-containing adapter protein with coiled-coil-like isoform X4 — its product is MQGNQQESAMGSTTEGIHNPIRPSNPGQRASLSKNDLITQAHKSQPKSQSGSLYRYDKVRDGLSDPIPPYKVLRRSDESPVSRHGDNAGHSKARVSHSVRGKNGTSGSPQEASHNNSAQHGADPHAAQSKPADRDPADDWTEHISSSGKKYYYNCRTEVSQWEKPKDLLEREQRQKDTTKMATNSFPKDMDYRQEALQDKAASKPTAGEQSTPSSSSHSSSSSSSSAQSLNSAAALGSAPSNTSSSSSSSSSSASGQASASVLSSALLQDPALLHQLLPALQATLQMNNGSMDVAKLNEAQHSSPSPVSLATDSSSPRPYLSPRNGVPQNTQKPPLGMHAASITSTQTRGSMSSGKQGAAPFSQTTEKRPEDPRTLQQRSSQELLCTGSSVSSGSLPLAASSSHTQLEAPGSFTPSLAAHFDDNLIKHIQGWPSENTEKQAARLREDFYNMGSLYMSEICTEMKNLRSLVRVCEIQATLREQRILFLRQQIKELDKLKNQNSYMV
- the LOC101169236 gene encoding WW domain-containing adapter protein with coiled-coil-like isoform X3, whose translation is MVMYARKPARVSDGFNDRRDSQSYQAHKSQPKSQSGSLYRYDKVRDGLSDPIPPYKVLRRSDESPVSRHGDNAGHSKARVSHSVRGKNGTSGSPQEASHNNSAQHGADPHAAQSKPADRDPADDWTEHISSSGKKYYYNCRTEVSQWEKPKDLLEREQRQKDTTKMATNSFPKDMDYRQEALQDKAASKPTAGEQSTPSSSSHSSSSSSSSAQSLNSAAALGSAPSNTSSSSSSSSSSASGQASASVLSSALLQDPALLHQLLPALQATLQMNNGSMDVAKLNEVLTAAVTQASLRSVLHKLLAAGPAFNVTALLAAAQQTNQAQHSSPSPVSLATDSSSPRPYLSPRNGVPQNTQKPPLGMHAASITSTQTRGSMSSGKQGAAPFSQTTEKRPEDPRTLQQRSSQELLCTGSSVSSGSLPLAASSSHTQLEAPGSFTPSLAAHFDDNLIKHIQGWPSENTEKQAARLREDFYNMGSLYMSEICTEMKNLRSLVRVCEIQATLREQRILFLRQQIKELDKLKNQNSYMV
- the LOC101169236 gene encoding WW domain-containing adapter protein with coiled-coil-like isoform X2; protein product: MQGNQQESAMGSTTEGIHNPIRPSNPGQRASLSKNDLITQAHKSQPKSQSGSLYRYDKVRDGLSDPIPPYKVLRRSDESPVSRHGDNAGHSKARVSHSVRGKNGTSGSPQEASHNNSAQHGADPHAAQSKPADRDPADDWTEHISSSGKKYYYNCRTEVSQWEKPKDLLEREQRQKDTTKMATNSFPKDMDYRQEALQDKAASKPTAGEQSTPSSSSHSSSSSSSSAQSLNSAAALGSAPSNTSSSSSSSSSSASGQASASVLSSALLQDPALLHQLLPALQATLQMNNGSMDVAKLNEVLTAAVTQASLRSVLHKLLAAGPAFNVTALLAAAQQTNQAQHSSPSPVSLATDSSSPRPYLSPRNGVPQNTQKPPLGMHAASITSTQTRGSMSSGKQGAAPFSQTTEKRPEDPRTLQQRSQELLCTGSSVSSGSLPLAASSSHTQLEAPGSFTPSLAAHFDDNLIKHIQGWPSENTEKQAARLREDFYNMGSLYMSEICTEMKNLRSLVRVCEIQATLREQRILFLRQQIKELDKLKNQNSYMV